A region from the Pseudomonas sp. KU26590 genome encodes:
- a CDS encoding MFS transporter: MLVIGILWIAFFIINFNVVMMIPLLPFIQHDLQLSPSESGWILAAFPVVALTSNLALGPLIDRFGRKRFITVGGAACCLTLLLTAASHSASMIVLSRAATGLFMPMIGASIFAALADYVPETRRAKAAGYVTTAAPIAFLCSLSMGVVVGGLLSWQVTVIGLAVVCAALAGLALTFPAPPPAALSSSSISWAMYKERLTSLSASPGTRPLMAAYFCWSIGVYVFLGLYPSWLVQHGLSSFGVDTVGSVIFIGEVGGLFGAMLSARLASRFNHPLRLCAVASMAIAVVIQVIPWGEGSPFAQGAAYMAFAFGRDLMLALILGDAMRLVEASRRGSLNSSLNAVYQTGGTLGGLLSAWLYGLSAGYFANVWVASLAFVASAVLLRGISGARLRA, from the coding sequence GTGCTTGTTATCGGAATACTCTGGATAGCGTTTTTCATCATCAACTTCAACGTGGTGATGATGATTCCGCTGCTGCCTTTTATTCAGCATGATCTGCAGCTCTCTCCCAGTGAGTCCGGGTGGATATTGGCGGCTTTTCCAGTCGTGGCGTTGACCAGTAACCTCGCGTTAGGCCCCCTCATCGATCGCTTCGGCAGGAAGCGGTTCATTACCGTGGGTGGGGCTGCTTGCTGCCTGACGCTGCTGCTCACCGCCGCATCTCACAGCGCCTCAATGATCGTACTGAGCCGAGCGGCGACAGGGCTGTTCATGCCGATGATTGGCGCATCGATTTTCGCCGCCCTGGCGGACTATGTCCCCGAGACCAGACGCGCCAAGGCGGCTGGGTATGTCACCACCGCAGCGCCGATTGCCTTTCTGTGCTCACTCTCGATGGGGGTTGTTGTCGGGGGGCTGCTGTCCTGGCAAGTCACGGTCATCGGGCTGGCGGTTGTCTGCGCCGCCCTTGCCGGACTGGCGCTTACCTTCCCCGCGCCGCCGCCAGCCGCACTGTCGTCCTCATCAATAAGCTGGGCCATGTACAAGGAGCGGTTGACGTCGCTTTCCGCCAGCCCCGGAACCCGCCCGTTGATGGCCGCGTACTTTTGCTGGTCGATTGGCGTGTACGTGTTTCTGGGGCTGTATCCGAGCTGGCTCGTGCAACACGGCCTGTCGTCATTTGGCGTCGATACCGTGGGCTCAGTCATCTTCATCGGCGAGGTCGGCGGACTGTTCGGCGCGATGCTTTCCGCCAGACTTGCCAGCCGATTCAACCATCCGTTGCGCTTGTGCGCCGTCGCCTCGATGGCGATCGCGGTCGTGATCCAGGTGATCCCATGGGGCGAGGGCTCGCCGTTTGCACAAGGCGCCGCCTACATGGCCTTCGCGTTCGGCCGAGACCTGATGCTGGCGCTGATCCTGGGCGATGCCATGCGGCTGGTTGAAGCCTCACGTCGAGGGAGCCTAAATTCATCACTCAATGCGGTCTATCAAACGGGTGGCACGCTGGGTGGGCTGCTAAGTGCTTGGCTGTATGGGTTGAGCGCCGGGTATTTTGCGAATGTGTGGGTAGCGTCGCTGGCGTTTGTGGCGTCTGCGGTTTTGCTGCGTGGAATCTCTGGGGCGAGGCTTCGTGCCTGA
- a CDS encoding diguanylate cyclase, whose amino-acid sequence MKPLYLTSTRLTPSMLTKALIGFIALVCLTLILATAWQINQSRNERIATAKISVSNIVLAAEQQAQDTLRQADNTLRDLVERVEHDGVEAGQHARLEKLMAQAVVNVDGIQGLFIYDAQGKWVANSFSQGTLLKNNSDREYIAYHRDSTDESIHIGSIVESRSTGEMVIPISRRINAADGTFAGVALATVPVAYFQTFFKRMDVDDKGVIFLALNNGDLLARRPTLTALMTTNVAKGDLFTLYLPYSDSGNAVIKSVVDGVERIYAYRRVSGLPIVAAAGVSCEHVFAPWWDYAYRSMASIGLITFALVLLGFLLYRQIQHLITAETELNTARTALEIIAQTDSLTHLANRRCFDAAFQQEWGRASRNNSTIAIILLDIDWFKQYNDCYGHIQGDDCLSEVAGIIGSCINRPGDLAARYGGEEFVILLPETHLAGALVIAEKVRLSIENAHIEHATSPLGNVTISSGVVAINAPEKEGYKAALKEADRLLYCAKTKGRNRVEGHLAGRDISPSTSSLSDGVLKVSNPGSIAF is encoded by the coding sequence ATGAAGCCGCTGTACCTAACCTCCACCAGGCTCACGCCTTCCATGCTGACCAAAGCACTGATTGGCTTCATTGCGTTGGTGTGCCTGACGTTGATTCTGGCGACCGCCTGGCAAATTAACCAGTCGCGCAATGAACGCATCGCTACCGCTAAAATTTCAGTTTCGAATATCGTTCTTGCCGCCGAACAGCAGGCTCAGGATACGTTACGGCAGGCTGACAATACGTTGCGCGATCTCGTAGAACGCGTGGAGCACGATGGCGTTGAGGCGGGTCAGCATGCCCGACTGGAAAAGCTGATGGCTCAGGCCGTGGTGAATGTGGATGGCATTCAGGGGCTGTTCATCTACGATGCCCAAGGCAAGTGGGTCGCCAACTCCTTCTCCCAAGGCACCCTGCTGAAAAACAACAGCGACCGTGAGTACATCGCCTATCACCGCGACAGTACCGATGAGTCCATCCACATCGGCTCCATTGTCGAGAGCCGCAGTACCGGAGAGATGGTCATCCCCATCAGCCGACGTATCAATGCTGCTGACGGTACGTTTGCAGGTGTGGCGTTAGCGACGGTGCCTGTTGCCTATTTCCAGACCTTTTTCAAACGCATGGATGTGGACGACAAGGGCGTTATTTTCCTTGCCCTGAACAATGGTGACCTGCTGGCCAGGCGACCGACGCTGACCGCACTGATGACGACCAACGTGGCCAAAGGTGATCTTTTCACCCTCTATCTACCCTACAGCGACAGCGGTAACGCGGTGATCAAGTCTGTCGTGGATGGCGTGGAAAGGATCTATGCCTACCGTCGTGTGTCGGGGTTACCCATCGTCGCCGCCGCTGGCGTGTCATGCGAGCACGTGTTCGCGCCGTGGTGGGACTATGCGTACAGGTCAATGGCCTCGATCGGCCTGATCACGTTCGCGCTGGTTTTGCTGGGTTTTCTGCTGTACCGGCAAATCCAGCACCTGATCACTGCGGAAACCGAGCTGAATACCGCCAGAACCGCACTGGAGATCATTGCTCAGACGGACAGTCTGACGCATCTGGCCAATCGCCGTTGCTTCGACGCCGCCTTTCAACAGGAGTGGGGACGAGCGTCCCGGAATAACTCAACCATCGCCATTATCTTGTTGGATATTGACTGGTTCAAACAATACAACGACTGCTACGGCCACATACAGGGTGATGACTGCCTGAGTGAGGTCGCAGGCATTATCGGGAGCTGCATCAACAGGCCCGGCGACTTGGCAGCACGGTATGGCGGCGAAGAGTTTGTGATCCTGTTACCTGAAACACATTTAGCGGGGGCTTTGGTCATTGCCGAAAAGGTCAGACTCAGCATTGAAAACGCGCACATAGAGCACGCCACCAGCCCGCTGGGTAACGTGACAATCAGTTCCGGTGTCGTGGCGATCAACGCGCCCGAGAAGGAGGGCTATAAAGCCGCCCTCAAGGAAGCGGATCGACTTCTGTATTGCGCTAAAACCAAAGGCCGCAACCGTGTTGAGGGGCATCTTGCAGGGCGTGATATTTCCCCTTCAACCTCATCGCTTTCCGACGGGGTGCTTAAAGTTTCCAACCCTGGGTCGATAGCGTTTTAA
- a CDS encoding potassium transporter Kup yields the protein MLVAAVGVVYGDIGTSPLYTLKEVFSGHYGVQPNEASVLGILSLIFWSLIWVVSAKYVLFILRADNQGEGGIMALTALARRSAAPYPLLGKTLVLLGVFGAALFYGDSMITPAISVLSAVEGLELAFDGIETWVVPLSVVVLVGLFLIQKHGTARLGVLFGPIMVLWFTVLGGLGIYGILQRPEVLQALNPFWAVHFFAANPGIGITILGAVVLALTGAEALYADMGHFGRKPISRAWFLLVLPGLALNYFGQGALILGNPEAVRNPFYLLAPEWALLPMVALSTLATIIASQAVISGAFSLTRQAIQLGYVPRMFIQHTSSQEQGQIYIGAVNWTLMAGVVLLVIGFESSSALAAAYGVAVTGTMLITTILASSVVLLLWKTPRWFAIPMLLGFLLVDVLFFSANAAKIFQGGAFPVVAGIVLFILMTTWKKGRRIVLERLDETSLQLPAFIDSIRAQSPHRVRGTAVFLTAKADGVPHALLHNLLHNQVLHERVVLLTVVSEDTPRVSPAGRFEVHAQGEGFYRVSLHFGFIEEPDVPAALKLCQLPDLSFDPMKTTFFVSRETVISTRRTGMSRWREGLFSILLKNANGNLKYFKLPLNRVIELGTQVEM from the coding sequence ATGCTGGTGGCTGCGGTCGGCGTGGTATACGGCGATATCGGAACAAGCCCCCTTTACACGCTCAAAGAGGTCTTTTCAGGCCATTACGGTGTCCAGCCTAACGAAGCGAGTGTGCTGGGCATCCTGTCGCTGATTTTCTGGTCCCTTATCTGGGTAGTGTCCGCCAAATACGTACTGTTCATTCTGCGCGCAGACAATCAGGGCGAAGGCGGGATCATGGCGTTGACGGCATTGGCCCGGCGCTCGGCCGCGCCCTATCCCCTTCTCGGCAAAACCCTGGTGTTGCTCGGTGTGTTTGGCGCCGCGCTGTTTTATGGCGACAGCATGATTACGCCGGCCATCTCCGTGCTGTCGGCCGTTGAAGGGCTGGAGCTCGCTTTTGACGGAATAGAAACCTGGGTGGTGCCGCTGTCGGTAGTGGTCCTGGTCGGCTTGTTCTTGATACAGAAGCACGGTACGGCGCGTCTCGGCGTGTTGTTCGGACCGATAATGGTGCTGTGGTTTACAGTGCTGGGCGGGCTGGGCATCTACGGCATCTTGCAGCGCCCTGAAGTACTTCAGGCGTTGAATCCATTCTGGGCGGTGCATTTCTTCGCGGCCAACCCGGGCATCGGCATCACCATACTGGGCGCGGTTGTACTGGCGTTGACGGGGGCTGAGGCTCTGTATGCCGACATGGGGCACTTCGGGCGCAAGCCGATTTCGCGCGCCTGGTTCTTATTGGTGCTGCCGGGACTGGCGCTGAATTACTTTGGCCAGGGCGCGCTTATATTGGGCAACCCGGAGGCTGTGCGAAATCCGTTTTATCTGCTGGCACCCGAGTGGGCGCTGTTGCCAATGGTCGCGCTGTCAACGCTGGCAACGATCATCGCGTCTCAAGCTGTGATCTCCGGCGCCTTCTCGCTCACCCGTCAAGCCATTCAGTTGGGGTATGTGCCGCGGATGTTCATCCAGCACACCTCAAGTCAGGAACAGGGGCAGATCTACATTGGCGCCGTTAACTGGACGCTGATGGCGGGCGTTGTGCTGCTGGTCATCGGCTTTGAATCGTCCAGTGCTCTGGCGGCCGCTTACGGCGTAGCGGTGACAGGCACGATGCTGATCACCACGATTCTGGCGTCCTCGGTCGTGTTGCTGCTCTGGAAAACGCCTCGCTGGTTTGCGATCCCCATGTTGTTAGGATTTTTGCTGGTCGACGTTCTTTTCTTCAGTGCCAACGCGGCCAAGATTTTCCAGGGAGGCGCTTTTCCGGTGGTCGCGGGCATCGTTCTGTTCATCTTGATGACGACATGGAAGAAGGGCCGCAGGATTGTCCTCGAGAGGCTCGATGAGACATCGCTGCAGTTGCCCGCTTTCATCGACAGCATCCGCGCACAGTCCCCCCACCGCGTGCGCGGCACAGCGGTTTTCCTCACCGCAAAGGCCGATGGCGTCCCCCACGCGCTGCTGCACAACCTGCTGCACAACCAGGTGCTTCATGAGCGCGTGGTGTTGCTGACAGTGGTGTCGGAAGACACGCCCCGGGTATCGCCGGCTGGACGATTTGAAGTCCATGCGCAGGGAGAAGGCTTCTACCGGGTCAGTCTGCATTTTGGTTTTATCGAGGAGCCTGATGTCCCGGCAGCGTTGAAGCTGTGCCAGCTGCCAGACCTGAGTTTCGACCCGATGAAAACGACCTTTTTCGTCAGTCGCGAAACCGTTATTTCCACCCGTCGCACAGGCATGTCCCGCTGGAGAGAGGGCCTGTTTTCGATTTTGTTAAAGAATGCCAATGGCAACCTGAAGTACTTCAAGCTGCCGCTCAACCGTGTGATTGAGCTTGGCACGCAGGTCGAGATGTGA
- a CDS encoding magnesium and cobalt transport protein CorA: MSDQQASIINCAAYKQGHKAQSFPIDDISEVMSQPDTFVWVGLLEPDDALLTKMQEEFGLHDLAVEDARHAHQSPKLEEYGDTLFVVVYSAKLVNGKIVTGETHIFIGATFILSVRHGNALSYRSVRERCEDASDKLAQGPGYVLYALIDFVVDQYQPCLKHLQKEFRRLEEELFSVLPPKDNLQSFYQLKNEIMVLEAAAVPLAEICTGLLRFHGDIIPKESRIYYRDILDHVGGITADCDRMREMINAAMQVALAQITIRQNEVVKKLAGWGAILAVPTMVFSLYGMNFQVMPELGWKYGYPAALTGVILGCSFLYRKLRKVGWI; encoded by the coding sequence ATGTCTGATCAGCAAGCCAGTATTATCAATTGCGCCGCCTACAAACAGGGACACAAGGCGCAGAGTTTCCCTATTGATGACATCAGCGAGGTCATGAGCCAGCCCGACACATTTGTGTGGGTGGGGCTGCTTGAGCCCGATGATGCATTGCTGACAAAGATGCAGGAAGAGTTCGGCCTTCATGACCTGGCTGTGGAAGACGCCCGTCACGCTCATCAGAGCCCAAAGCTTGAAGAGTACGGAGACACGCTGTTTGTTGTCGTGTATTCGGCCAAACTGGTAAACGGAAAAATCGTGACCGGCGAGACGCATATTTTCATTGGCGCCACGTTCATCCTGTCGGTCAGGCATGGCAACGCATTGAGTTATCGATCTGTCCGCGAACGGTGCGAAGACGCATCCGACAAATTGGCGCAAGGCCCGGGGTATGTGTTGTACGCGCTGATCGATTTCGTTGTCGATCAATACCAGCCTTGCCTGAAGCACCTGCAGAAAGAGTTTCGGCGTCTGGAGGAGGAGTTATTCAGCGTGCTGCCGCCCAAGGATAATCTCCAGAGCTTCTATCAGCTGAAAAACGAAATAATGGTGCTGGAAGCCGCCGCGGTTCCTCTGGCTGAAATCTGCACGGGGCTACTGAGGTTTCATGGGGACATCATTCCCAAAGAGTCACGGATTTATTACCGCGACATTCTGGATCACGTCGGGGGTATCACGGCAGATTGTGATCGGATGCGAGAAATGATCAATGCTGCGATGCAGGTGGCATTGGCGCAGATCACGATCCGTCAGAACGAAGTGGTGAAAAAACTCGCGGGATGGGGGGCAATACTCGCGGTGCCCACCATGGTATTCAGCCTGTACGGGATGAACTTTCAGGTGATGCCTGAGCTGGGCTGGAAATACGGTTATCCGGCGGCACTCACAGGCGTCATCCTGGGATGTTCGTTTCTCTACCGCAAACTGCGAAAGGTCGGCTGGATATAG
- a CDS encoding LysR family transcriptional regulator has protein sequence MKKSEIESLWTHIHWLSVLEEQGTYTAAATRLGVSKSAVSQRISELEAATGMRLVMRTTRSVRLTDAGSSLVSEVRDAYAHIAKSFLDVRDSAGAVRGLLRLTAPVAFARQQLVPRLAGFLEKHPEVRVQLDVSDSISSIATDGYDLAVRHSYQVPDTHVAWKLCDTRSVLVATRRYLDRCGEPETPADLTHHNCLFYPRGSDTPAWTFERSSKGRGLRERLTVPIKGTFATNNSEALREAAQAHLGIALLPDFSAQAALAEGSLVQLLDHWQLKGAFSDEINLVRPYSPQIPKAVTALVAYLKEQFSQGFQRGF, from the coding sequence ATGAAAAAGTCGGAAATCGAGAGCTTATGGACGCACATCCACTGGCTGTCTGTGCTGGAGGAACAAGGGACTTACACGGCGGCAGCGACACGACTAGGCGTTAGCAAATCCGCAGTCAGCCAACGGATCAGTGAGCTTGAAGCGGCCACAGGTATGCGCCTGGTGATGAGAACGACACGAAGTGTTCGATTGACTGACGCAGGCAGCTCACTGGTTTCAGAGGTACGCGACGCTTATGCCCATATCGCCAAAAGTTTTCTAGACGTCAGGGACTCTGCAGGCGCCGTTCGTGGGCTTCTGCGGTTGACGGCACCTGTCGCCTTCGCTCGGCAACAACTGGTGCCACGCCTGGCTGGCTTTCTCGAAAAACACCCAGAAGTCCGCGTGCAGCTGGACGTTTCCGACAGCATCAGCTCCATTGCCACCGACGGGTACGACCTGGCTGTTCGTCATAGTTATCAGGTGCCGGACACCCATGTTGCCTGGAAGCTCTGCGACACCCGGTCTGTATTGGTAGCCACCCGCAGGTATCTGGATCGCTGTGGCGAACCCGAAACGCCGGCTGATCTCACCCACCATAACTGTCTGTTTTATCCACGGGGCAGCGACACGCCAGCCTGGACGTTCGAGCGCTCGTCAAAAGGGAGGGGATTGCGTGAGCGGCTAACGGTCCCGATTAAAGGGACATTCGCCACCAACAACAGTGAGGCCCTTCGTGAAGCGGCTCAGGCTCACCTGGGCATTGCGCTGCTTCCCGACTTCAGCGCCCAGGCCGCGTTAGCGGAGGGTTCGCTGGTTCAACTACTCGATCACTGGCAACTCAAGGGGGCGTTCTCGGACGAGATCAATCTGGTTCGGCCTTACTCGCCTCAAATTCCCAAGGCTGTGACGGCTCTGGTGGCGTACCTCAAAGAACAGTTTTCACAAGGTTTCCAACGAGGATTCTGA
- a CDS encoding methyl-accepting chemotaxis protein → MRLRNLNLAPRAALFFASIIVLVCVLGVFAVLQMGKLRDSEKDVELNWMASIRQTALMNNAALRLRLETQRGLADPQSIEKNIDNFAGYRKAFSDAIAGYEPLIASDKERSFYTPVKNSADAYAKQLDILAPLMRQGDIAAAVNLVSTGIRPLTNTMETQIKDLTTFNDEGAKQAGSNATDLYDNGLWLVVGLITAVVVLTIGLALLLTKSITNPINDALSVAERIAASDLSKEVLVSGTDEAGRLLRALSQMQTNLRATILQISDSSTQLASASEEMTVVTEESSRGLVSQNDEVNQAATAVTEMSAAVDEVARNAESASEESKRTQGYTEVGLARVAQTLKSIQKLNGNVENTSEQIQGLSERAQSITKVVEVIRAIAEQTNLLALNAAIEAARAGEQGRGFAVVADEVRALAHRTQASTQEIEQMIAAIQNDSDLAVKAMNTSRDLATESLGVAQEASTSLDQISTAIIQINERNLMIATASEEQSHVAREVDRNLVSIRELAIQSSAGAAQTATACGEMSKLAVNLNQLVNKFVV, encoded by the coding sequence ATGCGCCTTAGAAACCTCAACCTTGCTCCAAGAGCAGCCCTGTTTTTCGCCTCGATCATCGTTTTGGTTTGTGTGCTGGGCGTATTTGCAGTCCTGCAAATGGGCAAGCTCAGGGACTCCGAAAAAGACGTCGAACTCAACTGGATGGCCAGCATTCGACAAACAGCATTGATGAACAATGCGGCCCTTCGCCTCAGGCTCGAAACCCAGCGAGGCCTTGCAGACCCTCAGTCCATTGAAAAGAACATTGACAACTTCGCGGGCTATCGAAAGGCGTTTTCCGATGCGATCGCGGGTTATGAGCCGCTCATTGCCAGTGATAAAGAACGCTCGTTTTATACACCGGTAAAAAACAGCGCCGATGCGTACGCCAAACAACTGGATATTCTTGCGCCGTTAATGAGACAGGGCGATATAGCGGCAGCCGTCAACCTCGTGAGTACTGGCATCCGCCCGCTGACGAACACGATGGAAACCCAGATCAAAGACTTGACCACCTTTAACGACGAAGGCGCCAAGCAAGCCGGAAGCAACGCAACCGACCTCTATGACAACGGCCTATGGCTGGTGGTCGGGCTGATCACGGCTGTCGTCGTCCTGACGATTGGCTTGGCATTGCTGCTGACGAAAAGCATTACCAACCCAATCAACGATGCGCTGTCTGTCGCCGAGCGTATCGCCGCTAGTGACCTGTCCAAGGAGGTGTTGGTCAGCGGCACTGATGAAGCCGGGCGCCTGTTGAGGGCGCTCTCTCAGATGCAGACCAACCTTCGCGCCACCATCTTGCAGATATCCGACTCCTCTACCCAACTGGCCTCAGCGTCTGAAGAGATGACGGTTGTGACGGAGGAATCAAGTCGTGGCCTTGTTTCCCAGAACGATGAAGTCAACCAGGCGGCCACAGCGGTCACCGAAATGAGCGCAGCCGTTGATGAGGTCGCGCGCAACGCGGAGTCCGCTTCCGAAGAGTCAAAGCGTACCCAGGGCTATACAGAAGTAGGTTTGGCACGCGTGGCTCAGACACTGAAGTCCATCCAGAAGCTGAACGGTAACGTTGAAAACACCAGCGAACAGATTCAAGGGTTGTCAGAGCGTGCCCAAAGCATCACTAAAGTGGTCGAGGTGATCAGGGCCATTGCAGAACAGACCAATCTGTTGGCGTTGAACGCGGCTATCGAAGCAGCCCGCGCAGGCGAGCAAGGCCGTGGGTTTGCGGTGGTGGCTGACGAAGTGAGGGCCTTGGCCCATCGTACCCAGGCGTCAACTCAGGAAATCGAGCAGATGATTGCGGCCATCCAGAACGATTCTGACCTGGCCGTGAAGGCGATGAACACCAGCAGGGATCTGGCGACAGAATCACTGGGTGTTGCCCAGGAAGCCAGTACCTCGCTGGATCAGATATCAACGGCCATTATTCAAATTAATGAACGTAACCTGATGATCGCGACAGCCTCGGAAGAACAGTCCCACGTCGCACGGGAAGTTGATCGGAATCTGGTCAGCATTCGCGAGCTGGCCATTCAGAGTTCTGCAGGTGCCGCCCAGACGGCAACCGCGTGTGGCGAGATGTCGAAGCTGGCGGTCAATCTAAATCAGTTAGTCAACAAATTCGTGGTGTGA
- the wecB gene encoding non-hydrolyzing UDP-N-acetylglucosamine 2-epimerase — protein sequence MAPLVKALAAEPGIHSQICITGQHQSMLKQVLELFDLKADFTLDVMTPHQTLNSLTAALYGAIDPVLEITRPDRVLVHGDTTSAMVASMCAFHRRIPVGHVEAGLRTGDIYSPWPEEMNRRCIDLSADMLFAPTDESRRNLLGERLQGRSFVTGNTVIDALQLTAQRIEQNADLRARLDQQFSFLRDDRKVLLVTGHRRENFGEGFLDICKALRQLAQRSDIQIVYPVHLNPNVLGPVTEHLGELANVHLIEPLDYLAFVRLMQRSHVILTDSGGVQEEAPSLGKPVLVMRDVTERPEAVAAGTVRLVGTSPDSIISGVNALFDDDLLWRRASQAANPYGDGKASSRIVDALMGRPVNDFVVGQLQVPRYLEHKQSAPARDDNRPASTYQ from the coding sequence ATGGCTCCGTTGGTGAAAGCACTGGCTGCAGAGCCGGGCATTCACTCGCAGATCTGCATCACTGGCCAACACCAGAGCATGCTCAAACAGGTGCTGGAGCTGTTCGATCTGAAAGCTGATTTCACGCTGGATGTGATGACGCCGCACCAGACACTCAACTCGCTGACCGCCGCGCTGTACGGAGCGATTGATCCGGTGCTGGAAATTACTCGGCCGGACCGTGTGCTGGTGCATGGTGACACCACGTCCGCCATGGTGGCGTCGATGTGTGCCTTCCACCGCCGAATCCCCGTGGGTCATGTCGAAGCCGGTCTTCGCACCGGTGACATCTACAGCCCATGGCCTGAAGAAATGAACCGCCGCTGCATCGATCTCAGCGCCGACATGCTGTTCGCCCCGACAGATGAATCGCGCCGCAACCTGCTGGGTGAGCGCTTGCAAGGGCGTTCTTTCGTGACTGGCAACACGGTCATCGATGCCCTGCAGTTGACCGCTCAACGCATCGAGCAGAACGCTGATTTGCGTGCCCGGCTGGACCAGCAATTCTCCTTCCTGCGGGACGACCGCAAAGTCCTGCTGGTGACCGGCCATCGTCGGGAAAACTTCGGTGAGGGCTTCCTGGATATCTGCAAAGCCTTGCGTCAACTGGCCCAGCGCAGTGATATCCAGATTGTCTACCCGGTCCACTTGAACCCGAACGTCCTGGGCCCGGTGACCGAGCACTTAGGCGAGCTGGCCAATGTGCACCTGATCGAGCCGCTGGATTACCTGGCGTTCGTGCGTCTGATGCAGCGCTCCCACGTGATCCTTACCGATTCCGGTGGCGTGCAGGAAGAGGCGCCGAGCCTGGGCAAACCGGTACTGGTCATGCGCGATGTGACCGAACGGCCCGAAGCTGTCGCAGCGGGCACCGTACGGCTGGTTGGCACGTCACCGGACTCGATCATCAGCGGCGTCAATGCGCTGTTTGACGATGACCTGTTGTGGCGTCGCGCGTCCCAGGCGGCCAACCCCTATGGTGACGGCAAGGCCAGCTCGCGCATCGTTGATGCCTTGATGGGCCGCCCGGTCAACGACTTCGTGGTCGGCCAGTTGCAGGTGCCCAGATACCTTGAGCATAAGCAAAGCGCCCCGGCACGGGACGACAACCGCCCGGCGTCCACGTACCAATAA
- a CDS encoding tautomerase family protein → MPLINIDLIEGRSDEQVKTLLDAAHRAVVEAFEVPEGDRYQIVNEHKPSRMIVEDTGLGIPRTDKVVLISVTSRPRTEESKVRFYQLLAKALKEHCGIDSNDLMVSIVTNTDADWSFGHGRAQFLTGEL, encoded by the coding sequence ATGCCATTGATCAACATTGACCTCATTGAAGGTCGTTCCGATGAACAAGTGAAAACCCTGCTCGATGCTGCACACCGTGCCGTGGTTGAAGCATTCGAGGTGCCTGAAGGTGATCGCTATCAGATCGTCAACGAACACAAGCCGAGCCGAATGATTGTCGAAGACACCGGTCTTGGTATTCCTCGCACGGACAAAGTTGTGCTGATCAGCGTGACCAGTCGCCCCAGGACTGAAGAGTCCAAGGTCAGGTTTTATCAGTTGCTCGCCAAGGCGCTGAAAGAACACTGTGGGATCGACAGCAACGACCTTATGGTTTCCATCGTCACCAACACGGACGCAGACTGGAGTTTTGGTCACGGCAGGGCGCAGTTTTTGACTGGGGAGCTGTAA
- a CDS encoding LysE family translocator, which produces MTLHLWFTFALAYLATTLSPGPNVLLVVRNALRYGPPAIAVTLMRNLGAQMLVTSGVALGVGAILIAIPTAFLILKIAGAGYLIYLGARQLFARIPTIQPEREVKAAHTPLSNWKIGTESFLVSASNPKTLIFLCAFLPQFIDHDRSVPGQFVIMYLTIAATVIIVHSVYCYTAYRFSKRLKSVWWVLSLKRITGALFIGLGVRLLNTKALGAAPV; this is translated from the coding sequence GTGACACTGCACCTCTGGTTTACTTTCGCATTAGCCTATCTGGCGACGACCCTGTCCCCTGGACCGAACGTACTATTGGTCGTGCGCAATGCGTTGCGGTATGGCCCTCCCGCTATAGCCGTGACACTCATGCGAAATCTTGGTGCGCAGATGCTGGTCACCAGTGGAGTGGCGTTAGGGGTAGGTGCCATTCTGATCGCTATTCCCACGGCATTTTTGATTTTGAAAATCGCAGGAGCCGGTTATCTGATCTATCTTGGGGCGCGTCAATTGTTCGCCCGCATCCCTACGATCCAACCAGAAAGAGAAGTTAAGGCCGCCCACACCCCACTATCGAACTGGAAAATCGGCACCGAATCGTTTCTGGTCTCAGCGAGCAACCCCAAAACACTGATTTTTCTCTGCGCCTTTCTGCCGCAGTTTATTGATCATGATCGATCTGTTCCTGGGCAGTTCGTAATCATGTACCTCACCATCGCGGCGACAGTGATCATCGTTCACTCGGTTTACTGCTACACGGCGTACCGATTCAGCAAGCGCCTTAAATCCGTCTGGTGGGTGCTAAGTTTGAAGCGCATCACAGGTGCACTCTTCATTGGTCTGGGCGTACGTCTGCTGAACACCAAAGCGTTGGGAGCAGCCCCGGTCTGA